Within the Mucilaginibacter sp. CSA2-8R genome, the region TACAAAGCGTTTTCCCTGTAACTCATAAGTTGCCTTTTGTGGTATTACAATTACGTTTTGCAGGTTTTGCGGTATACGTACGGTAGCACTACCACCGCTGCGGATTAACCGCATCGGGTTAGGAAAGGTAGCCCTGAAACTGGCCGAACCGGTTTGGGTATTTATTAAACCGCTTATGGTTTCTACCCGTCCTTTTTCGGGGTAATCGCTGCCGTCAGATAGTAGTAATGATACCTGGGGTAGTTTTCCCAATTTAGCTTCGAGCGTGCGGCCTTCATAATGTCTCGAAAAATCGAGCAATTGCTTTTCATTCAGCGAAAAGTAAGCGTATATGTTGCCAATGTTAGAAACAGTAGTTAATGGCTGAGCCGTGTTGCTGTTTACCAGACTGCCTAATTTATAAGGAATAGTGCCTACTACCCCATTAACAGGGCTGGTTACGGTGGTGTAGCCTAAATTAGTGCGCGAATTGGCTAAGTTAGCTTTAGCTTGTTTTAGAGCGGCTTTGCGGGCTTGCAGCGTTAACTGTGCCGACTCTAATTCATAGTGGCTGATGATATCTTTTTCTACCAGCGGTTTGGTTTTGTTAACTTGCAGTTGGGCAGCATTAACATCGGCTTCGGCACTGCTTACGGCAGCTGCTGAGTTATTAACGTCCTGGGCATATTGTGGTGCACTAATGCGGAACAGCACCTGGCCTTTTTTTACTACCGAACCTTCATCTATATAAATATGGTCAATGTAACCATCGATTTTCGGACGGATTTCGATGTTTTGCTGACCTTGAAGGGTAGCAGGATAGTCGCTATTAAGGGTTGCATTACGGGGGGATACCTTGAAGACAGGATAGGCTTGTACTGGTGGCGGACCACCGGCTGCAGGCGCTCCGCCTGCCTGCTGTTTGCTATTGCCGCAAGCCGACAATAGCAACAGTGCAGAACTGATTACAGTTGCAGATAACAGTCTGGTTTTCATAAAAAGGGTGTTGTTAGAATATAAATACATGAGGGTTGTTGAGCAGTTGATAATATAGTTTGACAATTTTGTCAATTTTTGAGCAAAAAAAATCTACTTTAAAATCATGTCGCAAATCAGCTTTTTGCGTTCATTGATAACATCTTTGAACTCATCGTCCGATAAATTGAAGAATTGTTTATATAACGGAGCGGTAATAAGTGGATACATCATTAACGAGAACAGGTTCATCATAAAGTGTATAGGGTTCATCCGGGTAAGATTACCATTGTCCATCTCTGTTTCTATCTGTTTCAAAAAAGTATTCACTTTGGTGTTTTTTTCTTCAAAACATATTTGCGGGCCTACCGAGTTAATTTGGGTAATCAGGAAAACCTCCTGGTAGGGGTAGCGCATAGTTTGGTCTAAAAAAACATCAATCATATGCTCCACTTTTTTCTTAAACGGCAGGTCGGAGTTCATTACACTTTCCAGGCGGCCATTAGTTTCTTGCATTGCATCTTTAAATACCTGCTCTACAAGCTGGTCTTTTGAGCGGAAATAATAATGTAGTAAAGTACGGCTTACTCCGGCGGCATCTGCTATGTCTTGCGTAGTTGAATGAAGTTTGCCCTCCACAAAATACACACGCTTGGCAGTGTCTATTATTAGCTTTTCAGTGCTGTTATCCTTGATTCCCATAGATTTTACAAAAATGTCAAACATTTTTGATAAAACAGTCTATTGAGCATTTGATTGTTTGTTTAAGGCTGAAATATGAATATTTGGTGACTTTTTGGTAAGAGGTAAAATATGTCTGCATCCCAACTCAATTTAATATCTGAGTTGAATTCGTAGCGAAATACAAACCATTTATTCCTGATAGTGTTAATCAATCAAAAATCTACTACTATGAATAATTTTTTTAGAGCACTTATTGCCGGTTACGGAGCAAAAAAATTGGGCGGCGGTTGCCTCTCTACCATTGTCATATTTATTGTTATTTATACCTTGTTAGGTAAGTGTAACAATTCACCTCGTGCTGCAATGCGCCCGCAAAATGTTAAAGGTGTTAATACCCATAGTATGGTTTATGTGCCCGTTCAAAAGCTTAACCGTTAAGCTACCGTTAAATTTATACGCATAGGCTAAAGCAAATTTCGCTTTAAAATATTTAAGCCGGAGTATGATGAATGACCGTTCATTTATCATACTCCGGCTTATTTGTGAGGTGGTTTTTAATTTTTCAACTTTTCTAAGATGTGCCTTCTCTTTTAAAGTGACGCTTTATTTTACATCAAATTTCGGACGTGGCCATTTCTGAAAATTATTGAGTTGATAAAATAAGGCAATTAGGTTAATTTGTGGCTTCTTAAAATCAAGTTATCACGTTAAGCCCATTGCAGCCGGCCTAAGTGTAAAGTACTTGGTTTCTATCGTCTCCGTTTAAATGGAGATGATTAATCATCAATACATAGTCAATGAGTAAAGTTTTTACAATAACAGAAGGCTTAGAAAACCTGGGTGCTCTGCGCACAGGCGGGCAAGGCTCGGTATATAAGGGTAAAAGGCAGGGTACGCTGTATTCGGCCATTAAACTGCTGCCTACACCCATCATGAACGAAAGTGAGGACGACCGCGGCTACCGTAATTATCAGAGTGAGGTTGCTAAACTGCAAAAGGTTAACGAGCAGCCCAACCCTCATGTAGTTAAAATTCGCAGTTTTGGGCTTACCGATAGCGGCTCGTTTCCGTTCATCGAGATGGAGTACATTGAAGGGCCTGACCTCAGCGAGTTGCTGCAGCCACCGCATGACCCCGTTTTTAGTTTAAAAGAACTGATAAAGGTAGCCGACCAGTTAGCCGATGCTTTAGCGCATTGTCATAAAGTAGGCGTTAAACACGGCGACATCAAGAGCAATAACGTTAAGTATAATATAAATACGGGTAACTATGTGCTGTTAGATTTCGGTCTGGCCATTTTAACTGATGAGCAGCGGCGCAGCTCGGTAAGGCATGCAGGGGCTATTGAGTTTATGGCACCCGAGCAGCACGAGGGCGGGCAGATGCTGCCTCAAACAGATGTGTACAGTTATGGCGTAATTTTGTATGAGCTATTAGCTGGTGAGGTTCCCTTTACCCTAAGTGGTAACAGCGAAACGGGCAGAAACGCGGTAATGTTATCGCATTTAGAGCAAGCCATACCCGACCCCATCGCAAAACGGGAACAAAAGCTACCGGCTGAGTGGAGTGCCGAAAAGCGCCGGCAGGAAATGCAGGTACCACACTGGCTGCTGCAACTGATTGCCAAATGTTTGGAGAAAAATCCGGATAACAGGTATCGTGATGGGCTTGAACTACAACAAGCTATCACCGAAGGCAGCTTGATGGCCAACGCACCCTATCTTACTACACCGCAGCCACAAAGCATGCCTGATGTAGGCACTGCCCTGCAAGACGAGAACCAGCGTTTGCAAAACCAGATTTTAGCCTTACAACAGCAGTTGGATGAAGCACCTCAGGCGGAGCAGGAAGATGATGAATCGAATGTGACAATGTCTAAGCCACTGTTTTTTTTGTTTGTGTTTTTATTGGTGGTGTTTATGGGCTTTTCGGTTTACTCGGCGTTTTTTAAACGTGAGCCTATGCCTGCGGCTACTGAGCAGGGAGGTACTACCGATACTACCCAAATAAAAACAGATACCGGCGCAGTTAGTGAGCCAAAAACTTACAATCCGGATAGTATAAGTGATGCTGTAATGCGAAAGCGCAGGAGAGACTCAATTATACAAAGTAGTATTGACAGTGTAAGACGTGCTACGCAGAAAGCCCTGGAAGAAAAACAAAAAGACAGCGCTGATGTGCAAACCGACACCACACAAAGCCAGGAAGAGTAATTTTAACAAAACTGATTTAACAGAATTTATTGTAGGCAATTATTAAAGCGCCGGCAAACATCTGCGCAGATTTGCCTGTTTTGCTACCTCATAATTGCCAAGCACTGTAACTTACTTTTATGGAAACCAAACCTAATTTTTGGCAACGTTTAGGCATACAAGATTGGTTTTTAACCAACGAGAGCCAGCCTGTTGCTAACGTAACTCCGGCACTTACTCCCGAAGTGATTTATAAATATATTGTCGAGAAATTTCAGGAGTCTATCAACGAATTGTCGTTTGCCGGGCGGGTGGTATTTTATCACGAATTTATTATCAGCTTTAATGCTGATGACTACCGCGAGTTTAACGACAACAAACAAGGCATTATTGGCTTGATTGTGCAGGAATGCGTTAAAAAGTTTTATGAGATATTAAAGGGCTACCGCGAGGCCGGAAAAACCGTAGAGCCTTCGGGTTCAAAATGGGTGTTCCGGGTAGTTACCCATCCCGACTATGCCCGCGGCGATAAAGGCTTTATCGGTAAATTACTGCCGGATAGCAGTGCGCCGCAAAAAAAGGAAGAAAATCTGCGTGTTACCTTCATCCCGAGGCAAACCGGTATTGCGCAAACTTTTGACGTGAACCAGGAAGTGCTGAGCGGCTTTACTTACTACAGTGATGGTTATTTCGAAATACCATACGAGGAGCAACTGGAATATGACGCTCAGGAGGTAAATGATAGTAAGCCCGGTCAGGCCGTTATTGCCCGCCTGGAAACCATCATCCCCGATAAACAGTTTGCCGGCAAAAAGGTAGAGTACCTGATGAAGAGCGAGGAAATCATTATAACCGGTAAA harbors:
- a CDS encoding serine/threonine-protein kinase, yielding MSKVFTITEGLENLGALRTGGQGSVYKGKRQGTLYSAIKLLPTPIMNESEDDRGYRNYQSEVAKLQKVNEQPNPHVVKIRSFGLTDSGSFPFIEMEYIEGPDLSELLQPPHDPVFSLKELIKVADQLADALAHCHKVGVKHGDIKSNNVKYNINTGNYVLLDFGLAILTDEQRRSSVRHAGAIEFMAPEQHEGGQMLPQTDVYSYGVILYELLAGEVPFTLSGNSETGRNAVMLSHLEQAIPDPIAKREQKLPAEWSAEKRRQEMQVPHWLLQLIAKCLEKNPDNRYRDGLELQQAITEGSLMANAPYLTTPQPQSMPDVGTALQDENQRLQNQILALQQQLDEAPQAEQEDDESNVTMSKPLFFLFVFLLVVFMGFSVYSAFFKREPMPAATEQGGTTDTTQIKTDTGAVSEPKTYNPDSISDAVMRKRRRDSIIQSSIDSVRRATQKALEEKQKDSADVQTDTTQSQEE
- a CDS encoding TetR/AcrR family transcriptional regulator, with product MGIKDNSTEKLIIDTAKRVYFVEGKLHSTTQDIADAAGVSRTLLHYYFRSKDQLVEQVFKDAMQETNGRLESVMNSDLPFKKKVEHMIDVFLDQTMRYPYQEVFLITQINSVGPQICFEEKNTKVNTFLKQIETEMDNGNLTRMNPIHFMMNLFSLMMYPLITAPLYKQFFNLSDDEFKDVINERKKLICDMILK
- a CDS encoding efflux RND transporter periplasmic adaptor subunit, with the protein product MKTRLLSATVISSALLLLSACGNSKQQAGGAPAAGGPPPVQAYPVFKVSPRNATLNSDYPATLQGQQNIEIRPKIDGYIDHIYIDEGSVVKKGQVLFRISAPQYAQDVNNSAAAVSSAEADVNAAQLQVNKTKPLVEKDIISHYELESAQLTLQARKAALKQAKANLANSRTNLGYTTVTSPVNGVVGTIPYKLGSLVNSNTAQPLTTVSNIGNIYAYFSLNEKQLLDFSRHYEGRTLEAKLGKLPQVSLLLSDGSDYPEKGRVETISGLINTQTGSASFRATFPNPMRLIRSGGSATVRIPQNLQNVIVIPQKATYELQGKRFVFVVDGSGKVKNTEIQIMDLATGQYYVVTSGLKDGDTVILEGTSNLQDGTPVKPDMQADGTVYKDLN